The Megasphaera stantonii genome includes a window with the following:
- the rpsC gene encoding 30S ribosomal protein S3, whose protein sequence is MGQKVNAHGFRVGVVKPWDAKWYAEKDYATLLNEDVKIREFLKKQLFIAGVSRIEIERSAKRIKLIIHTAKPGMVIGRGGAGIEDIKKALKAFTTKTVDVNIAEIKQAEMDATLVAENVASQLERRIGFRRAMKQCVGRTMRMGAKGVKIMCSGRLGGAEIARSESVRDGSIPLHTLRADIDYGFAEAHTTYGCIGVKCWIYKGEILPEAKKAPQKKHEGSEA, encoded by the coding sequence GTGGGTCAAAAAGTTAATGCCCATGGATTTCGTGTTGGCGTTGTAAAACCCTGGGATGCGAAATGGTATGCTGAAAAGGATTATGCAACACTTCTGAATGAAGACGTAAAAATCCGTGAATTCTTAAAGAAACAGTTGTTCATCGCAGGCGTTTCTCGTATTGAAATCGAACGTTCTGCAAAACGTATCAAATTGATTATCCATACTGCTAAACCGGGCATGGTTATCGGCCGCGGCGGCGCAGGCATTGAAGATATTAAGAAAGCGCTGAAAGCTTTCACGACGAAAACTGTCGACGTTAACATCGCCGAAATCAAACAGGCTGAAATGGACGCAACCCTCGTTGCTGAAAACGTAGCCAGCCAGCTCGAACGCCGTATCGGCTTCCGCCGCGCTATGAAACAGTGCGTAGGCCGTACGATGCGCATGGGCGCTAAAGGCGTTAAAATTATGTGCTCCGGCCGTTTAGGCGGCGCTGAAATCGCTCGCAGCGAAAGCGTTCGCGACGGCTCCATTCCTCTGCATACGCTCCGTGCCGATATCGACTACGGCTTTGCCGAAGCTCATACGACATACGGCTGCATCGGCGTAAAATGCTGGATTTACAAAGGTGAAATCCTGCCGGAAGCTAAAAAAGCTCCGCAGAAAAAACACGAAGGGAGTGAAGCATAA
- the rplP gene encoding 50S ribosomal protein L16, protein MLIPKRVKYRKQFRGRMKGQAQRGNKVAHGDFGLVAAEPSWITNRQIEAARIAMTRYIKRGGKVWIKIFPDKPITAKPAGTRMGSGKGAPEYWVAVAKPGRVLFEMGGVSEEVAREAMRLASHKLPIKTKFVVRGQELGGE, encoded by the coding sequence ATGTTAATTCCAAAACGTGTTAAATATCGTAAACAGTTCCGCGGCCGCATGAAAGGTCAGGCTCAGCGCGGCAATAAAGTCGCTCACGGCGATTTCGGTTTGGTAGCAGCAGAACCGTCTTGGATTACAAACCGTCAGATCGAAGCTGCCCGTATTGCTATGACTCGTTATATCAAACGTGGCGGTAAAGTTTGGATTAAAATTTTCCCGGATAAGCCGATTACGGCTAAACCGGCTGGCACTCGTATGGGTTCCGGTAAAGGCGCTCCCGAATACTGGGTAGCCGTTGCTAAACCGGGCCGCGTACTTTTTGAAATGGGCGGTGTAAGCGAAGAAGTAGCTCGCGAAGCTATGCGTCTTGCAAGCCATAAACTGCCGATTAAAACGAAGTTTGTTGTTAGAGGTCAGGAATTAGGTGGTGAATAA